The stretch of DNA ggcAGGGAAGAATACTTACGATATCCTGTGTCCCAGGGATAATTAGAAAgcacgaggagaggagagacaaaaaaaatcagtgcaaTGAGccagaggaagaacaggagcaATAGACAAAGTGTGTTTCATTGAACTTCATGAATAACATGGCTTGGTCAAAACCCAGTGTATGTCTCAATATGCAGAAATGAGGACATAATTAAAAACTATTGTAGAGCCGCAAATAATTTCAAGGGAAAGATAGATGCTTGAGATAAGTTTTTCTACGGTTACAAAtttgttggaaaaaatatatctggGAGTTAAACAATCATTGTTACAGTGATGATGACAATTGGAGTGTCAAATGTTCCTCGAATACAGCAACAAGAACAACTTTCAAACCAAATCCTGCCCGCTGCTGCGTTACCTTGCATTACCTACTCAACTtttgccaaaaagaaaagacatgacGGCCTGTCCTTTCGAGCAAACCTGAGGGGTCTGCAGGCTTTTTATATCTTACTTAACTGAAAATCAATATTAGCCTGGAGGGAAGGAAATCGATctaaaaagccaaagaaaatgGTTACGGTAGTGTAAAGTATGCAGTTCATAGTTAACGATCCAAAGaatgcaaaaacacaaggaTGGCCCATTAACTTTGTGAGCACACCATGTGACTGGGAGCATATATATctatgtttgtgtacatgtgagTGCCAAGGTTGGACACTCACGCCTGCATGGTTGTTGTGGCAGTTTGGAAGGAGAACATATTTTCCTTAGGGAACCAGTTAGTGTCCTCTGCAATCAGAAAGAGAAATGATGACAATGTTAGgcgggttaaaaaaaaaaacaagaaaaatctgCCGTATTTGGCAAATGTTGGAATGAGTACATAAGAAATATGAAAGCACAAAACTAGTGACAGCACCAGCACTTCACAGTCCACCACTCCacaaatggagagagggagacacacaggaagagaaagcggagtagagagacggagagtcagaAGTACAGACCACCACGTCACATCCAACATCAAACCCTCAACCCCcatcagaccagagaagatatagatttgaaaaacacatttaagtaTGTGTGATATTGTGTTCATTGGACTGATTTTTCACAGGAGTAACTTTACATGAATGAGAGTTGAACTTTTTAGTTATTCCTTTTTCTAAATGTTGATCAAaggtaagtaagtaagtaagtaatggTATCAACTATTAGTTTTTCTCTGAAGTGGTcctaaaatgaaaaagtaattatCACTTACAAACCAATAGAGTTAAACTGTCACAGGAGAAACAGGGGAAAACCAAGAGCTAGATCTTTTTACGCTCGTGCATGTTCACCGTGAGTATTTTTCTTGCAAACGATTGAAAGTAATCAAATGCGATCTCATCTGTGGTCTGATAACCAGCCACAGGGCCTCATGAACAGCCCCTCATTCCCCTCCCACCCTTGTTTGGATTTCTGCgcctctcccttcctctgtgtCGTCCaccctctcacctctctccagCCCAGTCATCCGGTCCACACTCCACATCCGCTCTAGGCGTCTGTGTTGCTTGCCTGCCTCTCGGGGGGCACTCTCTAGGTCCAGGGAGCCCTGGCTCCGCGAGGGGACGCCGCTGCACGAGTCGCAGGCCAGCCCACTGCACTCGGCCTCCCCTTTTCCGCCCTCGCCCCAGCCGCGGATGTTGTGGGCACTGACGGAGGTCTGCAGTGGGGGTTGTGAcaggtgatggtggtggtgggagtggTGCGATCCATGATGGGAGTGGGACCCAGCGACGGTTggagactgctgctgctgctgctgctgttgctggttGCCACTGCTGCTTCCACTTGCCCCGCTACTTCCTCCGCTTCTGGATGGCGCATGGTGGTGGATCCCGTGGTGATGGTTGCTGTGGTGGTGGCTGCTACCACGGCTGCTGCTGGCGTGGTGGTACTGGGTCGGCGACGAAGAGGTGGAAGAAGGGGATGTGGAGGGCTGGATCAAGCCACCTCTGGATCCAACCCCGCCACTCCCAGACTTCTCCTTCAGGACGTCCAGTTCTAGGCTCTCCTTGCTGCCCCGGCCGCTGCTCATCAGCATACCGTGCTGGGTAGTGATGGTGTACACACGGGCAGGCTGCAGGGTGCACTCGACACACTTCAGCTGGTCTTCCTCCGCTGAGAAGCTACGCTCAAGGGACAACCGCGCCGGCTTGGTAGAAATggtgatggaggggggaggtggcTGGAGATTGCCCAGTGGCTGTTTCACCAGGCTGGGCTCTTGGCTGTCCCCACAGCCCTTGGTGGTGCCGGTGTAGTGATGgaggtggtggttgttgttgttggggccaATCTTGTCACTTGGTGACTCTGGGTCAGGACCCACCAAGGTTTCACACAGAAGATGAGCTGGAAGGttggagagaaagacaaacgtgAGTGTCCGAGAAAGTGGACTAAACCAAGTTGCAACTGCAgcaaggaaaaaagaaggagacaaGCTGAGGGTGACACGGAGGATAATATCATTATCTTTCTCAGGTTATCTGACGTTGTAGTACACACTAATTATCCCAGCCTGGCATTTCAGCAGAGAGTGGGGTAAAGCAGGTGAAGGAAGGATTACAGAGGAATGTGCAGAGCAGCATGTGAGGGGTGGACAAATGGCAGGATGGCAGAGACGCTGACCTGATCCGTTTCGgttttcagagtgtgtgtgggacaggTTCTCTCCGAATGCTCGCGCTGCTCTGTGGGGACACACATAAGGACATTAATTCATGGGTGGAAAGGAGgggtgagtgagagaggaaggggaaggggagagaagagaagaaagaagggcACGGGAATTGTAAATTATAAACCTAATTGCTTTCTTTGTAGGCTCGTGCCACCCACAGATTAAGATGCAGCTGTTTTATCTCCACACTTCAGGCGGCCTCAGACCGAGAGACGGACAGAGTCTGAGACAGCGGGAGGATACAGGAAGAGGGAAATTGTTTTAGGTTGACTTCCTTTCTCAGTATGACCTCCGTTTGCATTGGTGGATGTGATTGCCTCCAATAagtatgtttgtttatttgcctgcttaacacatgcacagaatATATGCGTGGATTTGTAgacttgtgtctttgtgtcaggAAGGAATACTTGATAAAACCCCGTCCTGGAAAAAGGTGTCGGGAGCTCCGTAGCCGCAGCGCCGTCTCTGGCGCTTAGCTTCTTGTACCTCTTGATCTTTCTTTTACTGACACACAGAAATACTGAATATCAGAGAGGGCTTTCCCCCTTAAATAAAATGGCCCCAGGTCCTGCAGTTTAATGACACTGACCTCTTAATGTTGCTCCATAGTCGCTGTACGACAGGATTTGAAAAGGAGCAAAGAGAGACGGGGTGAAAGTAAGACAGATAACGCTAAAGACGTGCTTTCAATGTCAATCTGGGTACTAACTGAGGGGAAATGTACCACGACAATGACTATTGGGAATAACGATTCATGATAGTAATTAAgaatgagatgagaggaaaggaaatgaggaaatGGGAGTAACTAATACCGAATACTATTAATATGAATTCTTTCCTATGGCACGGATCGTGTGGAGACTATTCTACTATTCTATTTTCAAAGAAATTacaaacaacatttattcaAGAATAATTTCTGAAGCAGTGTTACCAGTCACTGCTTCAATTTTTgagaattcatatttaaactaTAGTACTTTTCAGAGATGCTTCAGCTTTTATCTGTTACATAATTGGTAAAATAtacaagtaaaataaatatagtataaaataaaaaactaaacttaaGTGGATGTTACTTGTTGTTTCACATTACAAGGTACTTGCTGCATGCAAATTGACTTTTAACCTGATTTTAATGAGTTTAATGCAATCAGTAGAATCagtgtgcttgttttgttttaaagttatGTTAGTAAGTTATGTTTTCCCTAATGCAACTGATGTCAAAGGtgacagctgacacacacacacacacacacacacacacacacacacacacacacacacacacacacacacacacacagaagggaGAGAGGTAAAACCACATGTGTACAGAAGATTCCTCTGTGGGCGTACGCCTCTTCTCCCTCACAGCTCTGTCAATTATTAATGCCTGTCCAACATAGCAGGCATATACACACAAGCAagcacacagtctctctctctctctctctctcacacacagacacacacacacaaaggcagcgACTGCTCTTATGCACCACCTTTCCTCTCTTACAATCCATTtcttatttgttcattttagttCAAAGGCACCATGAAGCAGATGGAAAAATCTGCCCtattactgtaactgtgctTGCCAGATGTCTTCTACCAAACACTGCTCCTGTGAGGATGCACACATCCTTCATCAATATGTAGGTCGTACCCGATGGAGACTTTCTGTGAGACTCAACTATGCCACGATTAATCTACAGTGAACCCCCATTAGAGAGACAAAAATCCAATAATCATGCATTCTGCCAGTGTTACCGCACTGggtaaaatacagtatgtgacagtTTCCTGTTTGTATCATGGACAGCCCCAGTGAACTGTTGAGCTttgatgaagagctgcaggcgaCGGGCTGCACACCTCCAAATGTTCACCAGGTCCTTTTTactgcttcctgctgctgggGGAAAACTCTTTGTGCCGTGTGCAGCATGAAATGTGATTACAGTTTAGAAAATAGGCAGAAAATTGATTGACCactttattaaaacaatgtCAGTTTGTTTGGCTGCGCTGCAATCAGATACAGCAGTTGCTCAATGAGTGTTCGCTGTAGTATTGAGTAGATTCCGACCGATTGTGATACTGGGTAGGCGAGTAAAATATTTCCAATGGGGATATAttggcaaatatatatatatatatatatatatatatatatatgtgaataaataaaaacgtttTTGGCAGTGATTCCTAAGATTATCAAAcccaaagaaatgtaattgaggcttgatattgtCCACATTTACCATGAACTGTactataaataactataaataaactgaaaacacaaacgcaacaaaatatatatagaacttgaattaagaaagtAATATTATACATTGCTGTTACCACCAGCAGCCACGTGTGTTGCCAGATCAGTCAGGGCTGGATAATCTTAAGGATTACAATTTAAAAGCTGTAATAATGTGAGGTGATGTTATACTGTAAAATTATAACTCTCAGACCTTGTGC from Scophthalmus maximus strain ysfricsl-2021 chromosome 20, ASM2237912v1, whole genome shotgun sequence encodes:
- the nsmfa gene encoding NMDA receptor synaptonuclear signaling and neuronal migration factor isoform X7 is translated as MGTAVSKRKNLRNDAISSVAAKVRAARAFGENLSHTHSENRNGSAHLLCETLVGPDPESPSDKIGPNNNNHHLHHYTGTTKGCGDSQEPSLVKQPLGNLQPPPPSITISTKPARLSLERSFSAEEDQLKCVECTLQPARVYTITTQHGMLMSSGRGSKESLELDVLKEKSGSGGVGSRGGLIQPSTSPSSTSSSPTQYHHASSSRGSSHHHSNHHHGIHHHAPSRSGGSSGASGSSSGNQQQQQQQQQSPTVAGSHSHHGSHHSHHHHHLSQPPLQTSVSAHNIRGWGEGGKGEAECSGLACDSCSGVPSRSQGSLDLESAPREAEDTNWFPKENMFSFQTATTTMQANFRKHLRMVGSRRMKAQTFAERRSKSFNRSWSDPTPVKTDSPHEPRDSGDLQTSCGTLDEGGLDDSIDWEEEREMERLACEGDDFIPPKIMLISSKVPKAEYVPTIIRRDDPSIIPILYDHEHATFDDILEEIEKKLTAYRRGSKFWRMLIFCQGGPGHLYLLKNKVATFAKVEKEEDMSQFWRRLSRFMSKVNPEPNLIHIMGCYVLGNPNGEKLFQKLKNLMRPYSVEFESPLELSAQGKEMIEMYFDFRLYRLWKTRQHSKLLDYEEFL
- the nsmfa gene encoding NMDA receptor synaptonuclear signaling and neuronal migration factor isoform X5; amino-acid sequence: MGTAVSKRKNLRNDAISSVAAKVRAARAFGENLSHTHSENRNGSAHLLCETLVGPDPESPSDKIGPNNNNHHLHHYTGTTKGCGDSQEPSLVKQPLGNLQPPPPSITISTKPARLSLERSFSAEEDQLKCVECTLQPARVYTITTQHGMLMSSGRGSKESLELDVLKEKSGSGGVGSRGGLIQPSTSPSSTSSSPTQYHHASSSRGSSHHHSNHHHGIHHHAPSRSGGSSGASGSSSGNQQQQQQQQQSPTVAGSHSHHGSHHSHHHHHLSQPPLQTSVSAHNIRGWGEGGKGEAECSGLACDSCSGVPSRSQGSLDLESAPREAGKQHRRLERMWSVDRMTGLEREDTNWFPKENMFSFQTATTTMQAISAFRGFVQRKRREREQDSAEIIQRNFRKHLRMVGSRRMKAQSGDLQTSCGTLDEGGLDDSIDWEEEREMERLACEGDDFIPPKIMLISSKVPKAEYVPTIIRRDDPSIIPILYDHEHATFDDILEEIEKKLTAYRRGSKFWRMLIFCQGGPGHLYLLKNKVATFAKVEKEEDMSQFWRRLSRFMSKVNPEPNLIHIMGCYVLGNPNGEKLFQKLKNLMRPYSVEFESPLELSAQGKEMIEMYFDFRLYRLWKTRQHSKLLDYEEFL
- the nsmfa gene encoding NMDA receptor synaptonuclear signaling and neuronal migration factor isoform X1 — translated: MGTAVSKRKNLRNDAISSVAAKVRAARAFGENLSHTHSENRNGSAHLLCETLVGPDPESPSDKIGPNNNNHHLHHYTGTTKGCGDSQEPSLVKQPLGNLQPPPPSITISTKPARLSLERSFSAEEDQLKCVECTLQPARVYTITTQHGMLMSSGRGSKESLELDVLKEKSGSGGVGSRGGLIQPSTSPSSTSSSPTQYHHASSSRGSSHHHSNHHHGIHHHAPSRSGGSSGASGSSSGNQQQQQQQQQSPTVAGSHSHHGSHHSHHHHHLSQPPLQTSVSAHNIRGWGEGGKGEAECSGLACDSCSGVPSRSQGSLDLESAPREAGKQHRRLERMWSVDRMTGLEREDTNWFPKENMFSFQTATTTMQAISAFRGFVQRKRREREQDSAEIIQRNFRKHLRMVGSRRMKAQTFAERRSKSFNRSWSDPTPVKTDSPHEPRDSGDLQTSCGTLDEGGLDDSIDWEEEREMERLACEGDDFIPPKIMLISSKVPKAEYVPTIIRRDDPSIIPILYDHEHATFDDILEEIEKKLTAYRRGSKFWRMLIFCQGGPGHLYLLKNKVATFAKVEKEEDMSQFWRRLSRFMSKVNPEPNLIHIMGCYVLGNPNGEKLFQKLKNLMRPYSVEFESPLELSAQGKEMIEMYFDFRLYRLWKTRQHSKLLDYEEFL
- the nsmfa gene encoding NMDA receptor synaptonuclear signaling and neuronal migration factor isoform X3; translation: MGTAVSKRKNLRNDAISSVAAKVRAARAFGENLSHTHSENRNGSAHLLCETLVGPDPESPSDKIGPNNNNHHLHHYTGTTKGCGDSQEPSLVKQPLGNLQPPPPSITISTKPARLSLERSFSAEEDQLKCVECTLQPARVYTITTQHGMLMSSGRGSKESLELDVLKEKSGSGGVGSRGGLIQPSTSPSSTSSSPTQYHHASSSRGSSHHHSNHHHGIHHHAPSRSGGSSGASGSSSGNQQQQQQQQQSPTVAGSHSHHGSHHSHHHHHLSQPPLQTSVSAHNIRGWGEGGKGEAECSGLACDSCSGVPSRSQGSLDLESAPREAGKQHRRLERMWSVDRMTGLEREDTNWFPKENMFSFQTATTTMQAISNFRKHLRMVGSRRMKAQTFAERRSKSFNRSWSDPTPVKTDSPHEPRDSGDLQTSCGTLDEGGLDDSIDWEEEREMERLACEGDDFIPPKIMLISSKVPKAEYVPTIIRRDDPSIIPILYDHEHATFDDILEEIEKKLTAYRRGSKFWRMLIFCQGGPGHLYLLKNKVATFAKVEKEEDMSQFWRRLSRFMSKVNPEPNLIHIMGCYVLGNPNGEKLFQKLKNLMRPYSVEFESPLELSAQGKEMIEMYFDFRLYRLWKTRQHSKLLDYEEFL
- the nsmfa gene encoding NMDA receptor synaptonuclear signaling and neuronal migration factor isoform X8, which produces MGTAVSKRKNLRNDAISSVAAKVRAARAFGENLSHTHSENRNGSAHLLCETLVGPDPESPSDKIGPNNNNHHLHHYTGTTKGCGDSQEPSLVKQPLGNLQPPPPSITISTKPARLSLERSFSAEEDQLKCVECTLQPARVYTITTQHGMLMSSGRGSKESLELDVLKEKSGSGGVGSRGGLIQPSTSPSSTSSSPTQYHHASSSRGSSHHHSNHHHGIHHHAPSRSGGSSGASGSSSGNQQQQQQQQQSPTVAGSHSHHGSHHSHHHHHLSQPPLQTSVSAHNIRGWGEGGKGEAECSGLACDSCSGVPSRSQGSLDLESAPREAGKQHRRLERMWSVDRMTGLEREDTNWFPKENMFSFQTATTTMQAISNFRKHLRMVGSRRMKAQSGDLQTSCGTLDEGGLDDSIDWEEEREMERLACEGDDFIPPKIMLISSKVPKAEYVPTIIRRDDPSIIPILYDHEHATFDDILEEIEKKLTAYRRGSKFWRMLIFCQGGPGHLYLLKNKVATFAKVEKEEDMSQFWRRLSRFMSKVNPEPNLIHIMGCYVLGNPNGEKLFQKLKNLMRPYSVEFESPLELSAQGKEMIEMYFDFRLYRLWKTRQHSKLLDYEEFL
- the nsmfa gene encoding NMDA receptor synaptonuclear signaling and neuronal migration factor isoform X9; translation: MGTAVSKRKNLRNDAISSVAAKVRAARAFGENLSHTHSENRNGSAHLLCETLVGPDPESPSDKIGPNNNNHHLHHYTGTTKGCGDSQEPSLVKQPLGNLQPPPPSITISTKPARLSLERSFSAEEDQLKCVECTLQPARVYTITTQHGMLMSSGRGSKESLELDVLKEKSGSGGVGSRGGLIQPSTSPSSTSSSPTQYHHASSSRGSSHHHSNHHHGIHHHAPSRSGGSSGASGSSSGNQQQQQQQQQSPTVAGSHSHHGSHHSHHHHHLSQPPLQTSVSAHNIRGWGEGGKGEAECSGLACDSCSGVPSRSQGSLDLESAPREAGKQHRRLERMWSVDRMTGLEREDTNWFPKENMFSFQTATTTMQANFRKHLRMVGSRRMKAQSGDLQTSCGTLDEGGLDDSIDWEEEREMERLACEGDDFIPPKIMLISSKVPKAEYVPTIIRRDDPSIIPILYDHEHATFDDILEEIEKKLTAYRRGSKFWRMLIFCQGGPGHLYLLKNKVATFAKVEKEEDMSQFWRRLSRFMSKVNPEPNLIHIMGCYVLGNPNGEKLFQKLKNLMRPYSVEFESPLELSAQGKEMIEMYFDFRLYRLWKTRQHSKLLDYEEFL
- the nsmfa gene encoding NMDA receptor synaptonuclear signaling and neuronal migration factor isoform X6, giving the protein MGTAVSKRKNLRNDAISSVAAKVRAARAFGENLSHTHSENRNGSAHLLCETLVGPDPESPSDKIGPNNNNHHLHHYTGTTKGCGDSQEPSLVKQPLGNLQPPPPSITISTKPARLSLERSFSAEEDQLKCVECTLQPARVYTITTQHGMLMSSGRGSKESLELDVLKEKSGSGGVGSRGGLIQPSTSPSSTSSSPTQYHHASSSRGSSHHHSNHHHGIHHHAPSRSGGSSGASGSSSGNQQQQQQQQQSPTVAGSHSHHGSHHSHHHHHLSQPPLQTSVSAHNIRGWGEGGKGEAECSGLACDSCSGVPSRSQGSLDLESAPREAEDTNWFPKENMFSFQTATTTMQAISNFRKHLRMVGSRRMKAQTFAERRSKSFNRSWSDPTPVKTDSPHEPRDSGDLQTSCGTLDEGGLDDSIDWEEEREMERLACEGDDFIPPKIMLISSKVPKAEYVPTIIRRDDPSIIPILYDHEHATFDDILEEIEKKLTAYRRGSKFWRMLIFCQGGPGHLYLLKNKVATFAKVEKEEDMSQFWRRLSRFMSKVNPEPNLIHIMGCYVLGNPNGEKLFQKLKNLMRPYSVEFESPLELSAQGKEMIEMYFDFRLYRLWKTRQHSKLLDYEEFL
- the nsmfa gene encoding NMDA receptor synaptonuclear signaling and neuronal migration factor isoform X2, which translates into the protein MGTAVSKRKNLRNDAISSVAAKVRAARAFGENLSHTHSENRNGSAHLLCETLVGPDPESPSDKIGPNNNNHHLHHYTGTTKGCGDSQEPSLVKQPLGNLQPPPPSITISTKPARLSLERSFSAEEDQLKCVECTLQPARVYTITTQHGMLMSSGRGSKESLELDVLKEKSGSGGVGSRGGLIQPSTSPSSTSSSPTQYHHASSSRGSSHHHSNHHHGIHHHAPSRSGGSSGASGSSSGNQQQQQQQQQSPTVAGSHSHHGSHHSHHHHHLSQPPLQTSVSAHNIRGWGEGGKGEAECSGLACDSCSGVPSRSQGSLDLESAPREAEDTNWFPKENMFSFQTATTTMQAISAFRGFVQRKRREREQDSAEIIQRNFRKHLRMVGSRRMKAQTFAERRSKSFNRSWSDPTPVKTDSPHEPRDSGDLQTSCGTLDEGGLDDSIDWEEEREMERLACEGDDFIPPKIMLISSKVPKAEYVPTIIRRDDPSIIPILYDHEHATFDDILEEIEKKLTAYRRGSKFWRMLIFCQGGPGHLYLLKNKVATFAKVEKEEDMSQFWRRLSRFMSKVNPEPNLIHIMGCYVLGNPNGEKLFQKLKNLMRPYSVEFESPLELSAQGKEMIEMYFDFRLYRLWKTRQHSKLLDYEEFL
- the nsmfa gene encoding NMDA receptor synaptonuclear signaling and neuronal migration factor isoform X4; protein product: MGTAVSKRKNLRNDAISSVAAKVRAARAFGENLSHTHSENRNGSAHLLCETLVGPDPESPSDKIGPNNNNHHLHHYTGTTKGCGDSQEPSLVKQPLGNLQPPPPSITISTKPARLSLERSFSAEEDQLKCVECTLQPARVYTITTQHGMLMSSGRGSKESLELDVLKEKSGSGGVGSRGGLIQPSTSPSSTSSSPTQYHHASSSRGSSHHHSNHHHGIHHHAPSRSGGSSGASGSSSGNQQQQQQQQQSPTVAGSHSHHGSHHSHHHHHLSQPPLQTSVSAHNIRGWGEGGKGEAECSGLACDSCSGVPSRSQGSLDLESAPREAGKQHRRLERMWSVDRMTGLEREDTNWFPKENMFSFQTATTTMQANFRKHLRMVGSRRMKAQTFAERRSKSFNRSWSDPTPVKTDSPHEPRDSGDLQTSCGTLDEGGLDDSIDWEEEREMERLACEGDDFIPPKIMLISSKVPKAEYVPTIIRRDDPSIIPILYDHEHATFDDILEEIEKKLTAYRRGSKFWRMLIFCQGGPGHLYLLKNKVATFAKVEKEEDMSQFWRRLSRFMSKVNPEPNLIHIMGCYVLGNPNGEKLFQKLKNLMRPYSVEFESPLELSAQGKEMIEMYFDFRLYRLWKTRQHSKLLDYEEFL